A part of Halobacillus shinanisalinarum genomic DNA contains:
- a CDS encoding helix-turn-helix domain-containing protein: MFLYIILECVLQMNGERTVSGIFHLLKGKRSSQTLQDARSYKLDQYFGIYPSLSKQVLQAFIKRAANEQLISIENEQFAVFREKGSDYLSNYKGPFPKYFSGMAEHGNVRDFQDRLQLHIQTVTHMSVNNPAFLPIIEQLKVQQWVKQQFSLNKARIKDVEVQLYLELATLLNQLTCLEAELFTSRLTGESVVGETRDQIAQDHNISIQDVDVLLSHVFYFLYHQAKNSPSHYPELARCLEGLSSSSLITQSAKITYRYLQRGFSIKDIARKRQLKISTIEDHVVEAALVVPHFSIRTFISEVDERRIVDAARALQTKRLKKIYESLEGEFTYFELRLVLAKEQHAQKEPTSYATS; this comes from the coding sequence TTGTTTTTATATATTATTTTAGAATGTGTGCTCCAAATGAATGGAGAGCGGACGGTATCAGGGATCTTTCATTTGCTTAAGGGAAAACGATCCTCCCAAACATTACAGGATGCCCGTTCGTATAAATTAGATCAGTACTTTGGCATTTACCCAAGTCTTTCAAAGCAAGTCTTGCAGGCATTCATTAAACGTGCAGCTAATGAGCAACTTATTAGTATAGAAAATGAGCAGTTTGCTGTCTTTAGAGAGAAAGGTAGCGATTATTTGTCCAACTATAAGGGGCCATTCCCTAAATACTTTTCAGGGATGGCTGAACACGGGAATGTAAGAGACTTTCAAGACCGGTTGCAATTGCATATTCAAACAGTTACTCATATGTCAGTGAATAACCCAGCTTTTTTGCCTATTATCGAGCAGCTTAAGGTTCAACAATGGGTAAAACAGCAATTTAGCTTGAATAAAGCAAGAATTAAAGATGTTGAAGTGCAGTTATATTTGGAGTTGGCCACGTTACTTAATCAATTGACATGTTTAGAGGCAGAACTATTTACAAGTCGATTAACTGGAGAAAGTGTTGTTGGGGAGACAAGGGATCAAATAGCACAGGATCACAATATTAGTATCCAGGATGTTGACGTCCTATTATCGCATGTCTTCTACTTCCTATATCACCAGGCAAAGAATAGTCCTTCCCACTATCCAGAGTTAGCTCGTTGTCTTGAGGGATTGTCCTCTTCCAGTCTTATCACACAATCGGCTAAAATAACTTACCGTTATTTGCAGCGTGGATTCTCCATAAAAGACATTGCGAGGAAAAGGCAACTAAAAATAAGCACGATTGAGGATCATGTCGTCGAAGCAGCATTAGTTGTACCCCATTTCTCGATTCGTACTTTTATTAGCGAAGTAGATGAAAGGAGAATTGTCGACGCAGCACGAGCCCTTCAGACAAAGCGTTTGAAAAAGATTTATGAATCATTAGAGGGAGAGTTTACCTATTTCGAATTACGGTTAGTGTTAGCAAAAGAACAGCATGCACAAAAGGAGCCAACGTCCTATGCAACGTCTTAA
- a CDS encoding genetic competence negative regulator — MRVERMSNEKFKIFLTFDDLTDRGLTRDELWEDLPRVHRVFSDMMYDAGIELGVELNGVLLVQVYLLQAQGMLVVVTRAENEDIEEDEDYIEMKVTLDESNEMIFAFDDFEDIIQAGLHLYRLGVFGGDVYSYHTNYYMVLDDEVIVHLDPEQVIALLSEFASASAVTSHRLIEYGKVIMKNDAMQNIYTYFSN, encoded by the coding sequence ATGCGTGTAGAAAGAATGTCCAATGAGAAGTTCAAAATATTTTTGACCTTTGATGATCTAACGGACAGAGGTTTAACCCGTGATGAGTTATGGGAAGACCTTCCGAGGGTACATCGAGTGTTTAGTGATATGATGTACGACGCTGGCATCGAGCTAGGTGTTGAGCTCAACGGTGTTCTCCTCGTCCAAGTATATTTACTTCAAGCTCAAGGAATGTTAGTGGTCGTTACAAGAGCAGAGAATGAAGATATTGAAGAAGATGAAGATTATATCGAAATGAAAGTTACATTAGATGAAAGTAACGAAATGATATTTGCATTTGATGATTTCGAGGATATCATACAAGCAGGATTGCATTTGTATCGGCTGGGTGTATTTGGTGGGGATGTCTACTCTTATCATACCAATTATTATATGGTGCTGGATGATGAAGTGATCGTTCATCTTGATCCGGAACAAGTGATTGCATTATTGTCTGAATTTGCCTCAGCTTCGGCAGTAACGTCTCACCGGTTAATTGAGTATGGCAAGGTGATTATGAAAAATGACGCCATGCAAAATATATATACCTATTTTTCTAATTGA
- a CDS encoding spore coat protein CotJB yields MNEKAPESPNRYQLMEQIQKVDFALVELTLYLDTHPDDMNQIQQFNHLAYESKLLKHQYEQYFGPLRQYGESYSGYPWNWGEGPWPWQL; encoded by the coding sequence ATGAACGAAAAAGCACCTGAAAGTCCAAATCGCTATCAGTTAATGGAGCAAATTCAAAAAGTGGATTTCGCCCTTGTTGAATTAACCTTGTATTTAGATACCCATCCTGATGACATGAATCAGATCCAACAATTCAACCATCTAGCTTATGAAAGCAAACTGTTAAAACATCAATATGAACAGTACTTCGGACCTTTAAGACAATATGGGGAAAGTTATTCCGGCTACCCTTGGAATTGGGGAGAAGGTCCTTGGCCATGGCAGCTTTAA
- a CDS encoding CPBP family intramembrane glutamic endopeptidase, whose amino-acid sequence MRLTDQAQLIKQMSDREVTKHLVYTQLFIFLFAIALSVFLFDSFFSDWQQLFTLTFSEWLFYGILPALAILTIDFILMANLPKHFYDDGGINEKVFKNQSITKIFFLTMIISFSEEMLFRGVIQTEFGYIIASLVFAAIHFRYLTKVVLFVSVLGVSFLIGFMYELTHSLSVTITAHFLIDFILALSIRVRK is encoded by the coding sequence ATGCGATTAACTGACCAAGCACAACTGATTAAACAAATGTCAGATCGGGAAGTGACGAAACACCTCGTCTATACACAACTCTTCATTTTTCTATTCGCCATTGCCTTAAGTGTCTTTTTATTTGATTCGTTTTTCTCGGATTGGCAGCAATTATTCACTTTGACCTTTAGTGAATGGTTGTTCTATGGGATCTTACCTGCCTTGGCAATACTAACCATTGATTTTATACTAATGGCTAATTTGCCTAAACATTTCTATGATGACGGGGGCATTAATGAAAAAGTATTCAAGAATCAATCGATTACTAAGATTTTTTTCTTAACGATGATTATTTCATTTTCTGAAGAAATGCTTTTTCGCGGAGTCATCCAAACTGAATTCGGATATATTATAGCAAGTCTAGTGTTTGCGGCCATACACTTTAGATATTTAACCAAGGTTGTCCTATTCGTGTCTGTACTAGGTGTGAGTTTTTTAATTGGCTTTATGTATGAGCTTACGCATAGTTTGTCTGTTACGATTACGGCACATTTTTTAATTGACTTTATATTAGCCTTATCGATCCGTGTAAGGAAGTGA
- a CDS encoding CBS domain-containing protein: protein MFVKSIMKPLHKSFVTKKDEGLGEVLERLNANDLHAMPVLDGQTFIGMISKEIIYRAFFESDQDKNLFLNGNTAGDVALYKDLSINDEEVFEHTLPSFKGFPVLAIVDDAQHFKGLITRYDVIEQFESAFGAKKKGIRIAFTSEESEGRIERLGDIIKSYHENVISLATFDETDKLARRIVLKVEKKDNIDQFTKKLEKMGFRILSVKEV from the coding sequence ATGTTTGTAAAAAGCATTATGAAACCTTTGCATAAATCGTTTGTAACCAAGAAGGATGAAGGGCTCGGGGAAGTCTTAGAGCGCTTGAATGCCAATGACTTACATGCTATGCCTGTACTGGACGGTCAAACATTTATCGGAATGATTTCAAAAGAGATTATATATCGTGCTTTTTTTGAAAGTGATCAGGATAAGAATTTATTCTTAAATGGAAATACAGCAGGTGATGTTGCTCTGTATAAAGATCTTTCTATCAATGATGAAGAGGTCTTTGAACATACTTTGCCATCATTTAAAGGATTTCCGGTGCTAGCTATTGTTGATGATGCTCAACATTTTAAAGGCTTAATTACTCGTTACGATGTAATTGAACAATTTGAAAGTGCCTTCGGTGCGAAGAAAAAAGGCATTCGAATTGCATTTACCTCAGAGGAGTCAGAAGGTCGAATTGAGCGCTTAGGTGACATCATTAAGAGCTACCATGAGAATGTTATTTCTTTGGCTACTTTTGATGAGACAGACAAACTGGCAAGGCGCATTGTTTTGAAGGTTGAAAAGAAAGATAATATTGATCAATTCACCAAAAAGCTGGAAAAAATGGGCTTTCGGATATTAAGTGTTAAAGAAGTCTAA
- a CDS encoding manganese catalase family protein, whose protein sequence is MWYYEKKLQYPVKVSECNPTLAKFLIEQYGGADGELSAALRYLNQRYTIPDHVIGLLTDIGTEEFAHLEMIAAMIYKLTKDATPEQMKEAGLGAHYANHDKALFYHNAAGAPWTATYIQAKGDPIADLYEDIAAEEKARATYQWIINMSDDPFLNDSLKFLREREIVHSQRFREAVEILKDERDKKHIF, encoded by the coding sequence ATGTGGTATTATGAGAAAAAATTGCAGTACCCTGTAAAAGTAAGTGAGTGTAACCCAACATTAGCTAAATTTTTGATTGAACAATATGGAGGGGCGGATGGAGAACTTTCCGCTGCCCTTCGTTACTTAAATCAACGATACACTATTCCTGATCATGTTATCGGTTTACTTACTGATATCGGTACAGAAGAATTTGCTCACCTAGAAATGATAGCGGCAATGATTTATAAGCTCACGAAAGATGCAACACCGGAACAAATGAAGGAAGCAGGACTCGGTGCTCATTATGCGAATCATGACAAGGCATTATTTTACCATAATGCAGCAGGTGCTCCTTGGACAGCTACGTACATTCAAGCAAAAGGCGATCCAATTGCTGATCTATATGAAGATATTGCAGCAGAGGAAAAAGCTCGCGCTACCTATCAATGGATCATAAACATGTCTGATGACCCCTTTTTAAACGACAGCCTAAAATTTTTGCGGGAGAGGGAGATTGTTCATTCACAAAGGTTTAGGGAAGCTGTAGAAATATTGAAAGATGAGCGGGATAAAAAGCATATTTTTTAA
- a CDS encoding metallophosphoesterase, with the protein MRLIASVILVVVWLVIKMFRTAVSDKVSVHSLTVPIEKRYTIFFISDIHNRLINQQILATINDDIDAVIIGGDLADRRVSLRKLSANIKLLQTWDAPIYFIPGNNDHEFKSKPILSYLKYEGVEVLSNQSVNLNGKGLTLSGIDPYFSEPTIPACIPENSINILVVHEPSLLNEFSVDTYDPYDLILTGHTHGGQIRIFGQGPYSRGFWGKYHKAAFLNSEGYGTSLIPMRLGTTPEVHLIRLLPG; encoded by the coding sequence GTGCGTCTGATTGCAAGTGTTATTTTAGTAGTTGTATGGTTGGTAATAAAAATGTTTCGTACGGCCGTTTCCGATAAAGTGAGCGTACACTCCCTTACAGTGCCCATAGAAAAACGTTATACGATCTTTTTTATTTCGGACATTCACAATCGCTTGATCAATCAACAAATACTTGCTACCATCAATGACGATATCGATGCTGTTATAATAGGCGGAGATTTGGCAGATCGCCGTGTTTCCTTAAGAAAGCTTTCAGCTAATATTAAGCTGTTACAGACTTGGGATGCCCCGATTTATTTTATTCCTGGGAACAATGACCACGAATTTAAATCTAAGCCTATATTATCGTATCTTAAATATGAAGGTGTCGAAGTTCTTTCAAATCAATCGGTAAATTTAAATGGTAAAGGACTCACCCTTAGTGGGATTGACCCTTACTTTAGTGAGCCAACCATACCTGCATGTATTCCTGAAAACAGTATAAACATATTAGTTGTTCATGAACCTTCTCTCTTAAATGAGTTTTCGGTGGATACATACGATCCATATGATTTAATCTTAACCGGGCACACCCATGGCGGCCAAATTAGAATTTTTGGCCAGGGGCCTTATTCTCGTGGTTTTTGGGGGAAGTACCATAAAGCTGCTTTCTTAAATAGTGAAGGATATGGAACGTCTTTAATTCCTATGAGATTAGGGACGACACCAGAAGTTCATTTGATTAGGCTCTTGCCTGGCTAA
- a CDS encoding RecQ family ATP-dependent DNA helicase gives MQRLNLEQKLYEHFGYQQFREGQQEIIEQVMAGVDVLGILPTGTGKSICFQLPALLSSGTTLVVSPLISLMVDQVKQLKATGFKSVISLNSSMDKRERRTTMDNLEQYSLIYLSPEMLQNEWVQHQLKKQQIDLFVIDEAHCISQWGHEFRTDYLKLKETIELLNHPTVLALSATATPEVQTDIKQQLNRPDMAAHIYLMDKMNMSFAVEEYDHPDDKLERIIEVLAQGKSPTMIYFSSRQSAERISEELKNQLDQRVAFYHGGMEHMDRLLVQQQFMNDQLDVICCTSAFGMGVDKPNIRRVIHYHFPSQLESFIQEVGRAGRDGKACASLMLYTPADHHLPQLFIQSELPEPEDVSRVLRSIYSLVNNGKVLLSNDDMAEQLQLSESQWNFFKYQLEQETLLPPRAVAGTKQMWKQAEERIQLIVQQRWTYKNQKLKEMVNWLHHPGCKRKKLYAPFQKQCRTPAGPCCNYCGFIFNDMVLEVDPSPSVYSSWRDRLEKIFHQGASSCD, from the coding sequence ATGCAACGTCTTAATCTCGAGCAAAAGCTTTATGAACATTTCGGCTATCAACAGTTTAGGGAAGGACAACAAGAGATTATTGAACAGGTTATGGCAGGAGTAGACGTATTAGGGATACTCCCGACAGGAACGGGAAAGTCTATTTGTTTTCAGTTGCCTGCATTGCTTTCTTCAGGAACGACACTCGTTGTCTCTCCCCTCATTTCTTTAATGGTTGATCAGGTGAAGCAGTTGAAAGCAACTGGCTTTAAGTCTGTTATTTCGCTGAATAGTTCTATGGACAAAAGAGAAAGGCGAACAACGATGGACAATCTTGAGCAGTATTCACTCATCTACCTTTCACCGGAAATGTTGCAAAATGAGTGGGTTCAGCACCAGTTGAAGAAACAACAGATTGACCTTTTCGTAATCGATGAGGCGCACTGTATTTCTCAGTGGGGTCATGAATTTAGGACAGACTACTTAAAATTGAAGGAAACAATCGAGCTACTGAATCACCCCACTGTTTTAGCCCTAAGTGCTACGGCAACGCCTGAAGTTCAAACAGATATTAAACAACAATTGAACCGCCCTGATATGGCTGCACACATTTACCTAATGGATAAAATGAATATGAGCTTCGCTGTGGAAGAATATGATCATCCTGATGATAAGCTGGAGCGAATCATCGAAGTTTTGGCTCAAGGAAAATCTCCAACCATGATCTATTTTTCCAGCCGTCAATCGGCTGAACGAATTTCAGAAGAATTAAAAAATCAGTTGGATCAAAGAGTAGCCTTTTATCACGGTGGAATGGAGCATATGGACAGGCTTCTCGTTCAGCAGCAGTTCATGAATGATCAATTAGATGTGATTTGCTGTACTAGCGCCTTTGGAATGGGGGTGGATAAGCCGAACATTCGTAGAGTTATCCACTATCACTTTCCTTCCCAACTGGAATCGTTTATACAAGAAGTAGGCCGGGCCGGTCGCGATGGAAAAGCATGTGCTAGCCTTATGCTGTACACGCCAGCAGACCATCATTTACCACAGTTGTTCATCCAAAGTGAATTGCCTGAACCTGAAGATGTATCAAGAGTGCTTCGATCCATTTATTCTTTAGTGAATAATGGAAAAGTGCTGCTGAGTAATGATGACATGGCTGAGCAGCTTCAGCTTTCTGAATCACAGTGGAACTTTTTTAAATATCAACTTGAGCAGGAGACGTTGTTACCTCCAAGGGCGGTCGCTGGCACTAAGCAGATGTGGAAACAAGCAGAGGAAAGGATCCAGTTGATTGTACAACAGCGCTGGACGTACAAAAACCAGAAGCTCAAAGAGATGGTAAACTGGCTTCACCACCCAGGCTGTAAACGAAAAAAACTTTATGCCCCTTTTCAGAAGCAATGCAGAACTCCTGCGGGTCCATGCTGCAATTATTGTGGTTTCATATTCAATGATATGGTCCTTGAAGTAGATCCTAGCCCCTCTGTATACTCCAGTTGGAGAGATCGCTTAGAGAAGATATTTCACCAAGGGGCTTCCTCATGCGATTAA
- a CDS encoding spore coat associated protein CotJA, which translates to MYTSVKCYKPYHSPYDPCPPTKQKCYQTPPNLYLNYQPPGLQQYPLNEALYRGTLWPCLFDAYPSKEKGEKE; encoded by the coding sequence ATGTACACCTCTGTAAAATGTTACAAACCGTATCATAGTCCATATGATCCTTGTCCACCTACTAAACAGAAATGTTATCAAACACCACCAAACCTTTACTTGAACTATCAACCACCAGGGCTTCAGCAATATCCACTTAATGAAGCATTATATCGCGGCACCCTTTGGCCGTGCCTATTCGACGCCTACCCTAGCAAGGAGAAAGGAGAAAAAGAATGA